In one window of Candidatus Hepatobacter penaei DNA:
- a CDS encoding NuoB/complex I 20 kDa subunit family protein: MSSEKSPYHMEAVKIDQQDPDALLNALDEGIKKRGFFVTQVDKVIAWAQTGSIWPVSFGLACCAVEMMHTAGSRYDLDRFGIFFRPSPRQSDLMIVAGTLTNKMAPVLRKVYDQMAEPRWVLSMGSCANGGGYYHYSYSVVRGCDQIVPVDVYVPGCPPTAEALLYGIFELKRKMKKQRIYRIS, from the coding sequence ATGAGTTCAGAAAAATCTCCTTATCACATGGAAGCGGTCAAAATAGACCAGCAAGATCCAGATGCTTTGTTGAATGCACTTGATGAGGGCATCAAAAAGCGTGGCTTTTTTGTGACCCAAGTTGACAAAGTGATTGCGTGGGCACAGACAGGGTCTATTTGGCCGGTGAGCTTTGGTCTTGCGTGTTGTGCTGTGGAAATGATGCATACAGCTGGCTCAAGGTATGATCTTGATCGATTTGGCATCTTTTTTCGGCCCAGCCCCCGTCAATCAGATTTGATGATTGTGGCCGGCACCCTCACCAACAAAATGGCACCAGTGTTGCGCAAGGTTTATGATCAGATGGCTGAGCCGCGCTGGGTTTTATCGATGGGGTCATGTGCGAATGGTGGGGGGTATTACCATTACTCTTATTCTGTGGTGCGGGGGTGTGACCAAATTGTGCCTGTGGATGTGTATGTCCCTGGGTGCCCACCTACGGCTGAAGCCTTATTGTATGGCATTTTTGAGCTCAAGCGCAAAATGAAAAAACAACGCATTTACCGCATAAGCTGA
- a CDS encoding NADH-quinone oxidoreductase subunit C → MAERTHILKTHLGPLIKKMEGQHQDVSMVIEKKDVLAVFQKLRDDKELAYTQLIDLCVVDYLGQENKRFQGVYHLLSMDYNHRLRVKVALDENENLPSLTPLFSSAGWWEREAFDMFGVVFEGHPDLRRILSDYDFDGFPLRKDFPLTGYVQVRYDEEEGAVVKEPVHLAQAFRTFETLSPWEGMGSAFQRLSLDKEKQP, encoded by the coding sequence ATGGCTGAGCGGACCCACATTCTCAAAACGCATCTTGGACCCCTGATCAAAAAGATGGAAGGCCAGCACCAAGATGTATCCATGGTGATCGAAAAAAAAGATGTGCTGGCGGTTTTTCAAAAACTGCGTGACGATAAAGAGCTGGCCTATACCCAGTTGATAGATCTTTGTGTGGTGGACTATTTGGGGCAAGAGAACAAAAGGTTTCAAGGAGTCTATCATCTCTTAAGCATGGATTATAATCATCGTTTGCGGGTCAAAGTGGCCCTGGATGAAAATGAAAACTTGCCTTCGCTCACCCCGCTGTTTTCAAGTGCCGGGTGGTGGGAGCGTGAGGCCTTTGACATGTTTGGCGTCGTGTTTGAAGGACACCCTGATTTGCGGCGCATTTTGTCTGATTATGATTTTGATGGCTTTCCCTTGCGCAAGGATTTTCCCCTGACGGGCTATGTGCAAGTGCGTTATGACGAAGAGGAAGGTGCCGTTGTTAAGGAGCCGGTTCATTTGGCCCAAGCCTTTCGCACCTTTGAAACCCTCAGTCCTTGGGAGGGCATGGGGAGCGCCTTCCAGCGATTGTCTCTTGATAAGGAAAAACAGCCATGA
- a CDS encoding NADH-quinone oxidoreductase subunit D → MSAEAKNLYSINFGPQHPAAHGVLRLILELDGEVVERADPHVGFLHRGTEKLIEHKSYLQALPYFDRLDYVSPMCQEHAFVLAIEGLLGIEVPLRGQYLRVLFSEVTRILNHILNICTFALDVGAMTPFLWGFEEREKLLDFYERASGARMHANYFRPGGVHRDIPKGFEEDLAKTLESTLKFIDDTEDLLTENRIFKQRTVDIGVVSKEQALDWGFTGPVLRASGVPWDLRRNQSYEVYDRLDFLIPVGTSGDCYDRYLVRMGEMRESVKIIRQCLSEMPQGDVILRDWKIAPPSREEMKTSMEALIHHFKMFSEGIHVPAGEIYRAVEAPKGEFGVYLVSNGTNKPYRCKIRAPGFAFLQAFEALTRGHMLADVPAILGSLDIVFGEVDR, encoded by the coding sequence ATGAGCGCCGAGGCGAAAAATCTTTACTCCATCAATTTTGGGCCTCAGCATCCTGCGGCTCACGGTGTGCTCAGGCTTATTCTCGAGTTAGATGGCGAAGTGGTGGAGCGCGCAGATCCCCATGTGGGTTTTTTGCACCGGGGCACAGAAAAGCTGATTGAGCATAAATCTTATCTTCAAGCCTTGCCTTATTTTGATCGCCTTGATTATGTCTCACCCATGTGCCAAGAGCATGCCTTTGTGCTGGCCATTGAAGGGCTTTTGGGGATAGAGGTGCCGTTGCGTGGGCAATATCTGCGTGTGTTGTTTTCTGAAGTGACGCGCATTTTGAATCATATTCTCAACATCTGCACCTTTGCCCTGGATGTGGGGGCCATGACCCCTTTTTTGTGGGGTTTTGAAGAGCGCGAAAAGCTGCTTGATTTTTACGAGCGCGCCTCAGGCGCACGGATGCACGCAAATTATTTTCGCCCCGGCGGGGTGCATCGTGACATTCCCAAAGGGTTTGAAGAGGATTTGGCGAAAACCTTAGAGAGCACGTTGAAGTTTATTGACGATACAGAAGATCTGTTGACAGAAAATCGTATTTTCAAGCAGCGCACTGTGGACATTGGTGTGGTGTCGAAAGAGCAAGCCCTTGATTGGGGGTTTACAGGCCCCGTGCTTCGCGCCTCAGGGGTGCCGTGGGATTTGCGGCGCAATCAATCCTATGAAGTGTATGATCGTTTAGATTTTTTGATTCCTGTAGGCACATCCGGCGATTGCTATGACCGCTATCTTGTGCGCATGGGGGAGATGCGTGAAAGCGTCAAAATTATTCGTCAATGTCTGTCAGAAATGCCGCAAGGGGATGTGATCTTAAGAGATTGGAAAATCGCGCCCCCCAGCCGCGAGGAAATGAAAACATCCATGGAGGCGTTGATTCACCATTTTAAGATGTTTTCTGAAGGAATTCACGTGCCTGCTGGTGAGATTTATAGAGCTGTAGAAGCCCCTAAAGGAGAATTTGGTGTGTATTTGGTGTCTAACGGCACCAACAAACCTTATCGGTGTAAGATTCGTGCCCCTGGCTTTGCTTTTTTGCAAGCCTTTGAAGCACTCACCCGTGGGCATATGCTGGCGGATGTGCCGGCGATTCTTGGTTCTTTGGATATTGTGTTTGGGGAGGTGGATCGATGA
- the nuoE gene encoding NADH-quinone oxidoreductase subunit NuoE — protein MSQSSQNKPTPFTFDKKNQSLIDEVLARYPEDRKQSALLPLLWLAQRQNGGWLSVSALEEVARILNVPFLRVYEVATFYTMFRLKPVGKHFIQICRTTSCWLRGCESLKETCFRLLKVDAGDVTQDGLFSFEEVECLGACANGPVVQINDQYFEDLTPKALQNLLENLSRNLPVTSGSQRNRKASKAELPQTIGEKT, from the coding sequence ATGAGTCAATCTTCACAAAATAAACCCACGCCCTTCACCTTTGACAAAAAAAATCAAAGTCTGATCGACGAGGTGCTGGCACGCTATCCAGAAGACCGTAAGCAAAGTGCCTTGTTGCCTTTGTTGTGGTTGGCGCAACGGCAAAATGGTGGATGGCTTTCGGTAAGCGCCCTGGAAGAAGTGGCTCGCATTTTGAATGTGCCGTTCCTGCGTGTTTATGAGGTGGCCACCTTTTATACCATGTTTCGTCTCAAGCCTGTGGGCAAGCACTTTATTCAGATTTGTCGCACAACCTCGTGTTGGCTTCGGGGGTGTGAGTCACTGAAGGAAACCTGTTTTCGGTTGTTAAAGGTGGATGCAGGGGACGTGACCCAAGATGGGTTGTTTTCCTTTGAGGAAGTGGAATGTTTGGGTGCCTGCGCGAATGGGCCTGTAGTGCAGATCAATGACCAATACTTTGAAGATCTCACACCCAAAGCCTTGCAAAATCTTCTTGAGAATTTGTCGCGCAACCTGCCCGTGACGTCAGGGTCCCAGCGCAATCGCAAGGCCTCAAAAGCCGAGCTTCCTCAAACCATCGGGGAGAAGACATAA
- the nuoF gene encoding NADH-quinone oxidoreductase subunit NuoF, whose product MVLAAQDHIFTNLFGEKPTTLKAAQARGDWDGIKKILKKSPKEILAAIDQSELRGRGGAGFPTGKKWAFVAGVKDERPHYLVVNADESEPGTCKDREILRHEPQKLIEGALITGFAIGAHVGYVYVRGEFWDEANRLEKAIEEAYQQKLLGKNAAGSGFHFDLYVHRGAGAYICGEETALLESLEGRKGMPRLKPPFPANIGLFGCPTVVNNVETIAVVPTIMRRGASWFQGIGRPHNTGTKIFSISGNVLAPCNVEVEMGVPMKELIEKYAGGVVGGWDQLAAVIPGGGSVPLLPKSICDEVCMDFDALAEAGSGLGTAAVIVIDKHTDIVEAITRLSHFYMHESCGQCSPCREGTGWMWRMLSQFQKGDGCTADIDLLWEVSCHIENHTICALGDAASWPVQGLIRHFRSEIESRFQPKEVLIKKSPFLGMEGHDV is encoded by the coding sequence ATGGTTCTGGCGGCACAAGATCATATTTTTACCAATCTTTTTGGCGAAAAACCCACCACCCTCAAGGCGGCACAGGCACGGGGCGATTGGGATGGCATTAAAAAAATACTCAAAAAAAGCCCCAAGGAAATCTTGGCGGCCATTGATCAGTCAGAGCTGCGTGGACGAGGTGGTGCTGGCTTTCCCACAGGCAAAAAGTGGGCATTTGTGGCAGGTGTGAAGGATGAACGCCCTCATTATCTGGTGGTCAATGCTGATGAAAGTGAGCCGGGCACATGTAAGGATCGTGAAATTTTACGCCACGAACCTCAAAAGCTGATTGAAGGCGCCTTGATTACCGGGTTTGCCATTGGCGCGCATGTGGGGTATGTGTATGTGCGGGGCGAATTTTGGGATGAAGCTAACCGCCTTGAAAAAGCCATCGAAGAAGCCTATCAACAAAAATTGTTAGGCAAAAACGCAGCCGGTTCAGGCTTTCATTTTGATCTTTACGTGCATCGAGGGGCTGGGGCCTATATTTGTGGCGAAGAGACAGCCTTGTTGGAAAGTTTAGAAGGGCGCAAAGGCATGCCTCGCCTCAAGCCGCCGTTTCCTGCCAACATTGGTCTTTTTGGCTGCCCCACGGTGGTGAACAATGTGGAAACCATTGCGGTGGTGCCCACCATTATGCGGCGCGGCGCGTCCTGGTTTCAAGGCATTGGTCGACCCCATAACACGGGCACAAAAATTTTCTCTATTTCAGGCAATGTGCTGGCGCCTTGCAATGTGGAAGTTGAGATGGGCGTGCCCATGAAAGAATTGATTGAAAAATATGCCGGCGGCGTGGTAGGAGGTTGGGACCAACTGGCGGCGGTGATTCCTGGCGGGGGCTCTGTGCCATTGTTGCCAAAATCTATTTGTGATGAGGTGTGCATGGATTTTGATGCCCTTGCGGAGGCAGGAAGCGGCCTTGGCACAGCTGCGGTCATTGTCATTGACAAACATACCGACATTGTGGAGGCCATCACGCGGCTCAGTCATTTTTATATGCATGAAAGTTGCGGCCAGTGTTCGCCATGTCGCGAAGGCACAGGATGGATGTGGCGTATGCTTTCTCAATTTCAAAAGGGAGATGGTTGCACGGCAGACATTGACTTATTGTGGGAGGTGTCATGCCACATTGAAAATCATACCATTTGTGCGCTTGGGGACGCCGCGTCATGGCCTGTGCAGGGGCTGATTCGTCATTTTCGTTCTGAGATTGAATCCCGTTTTCAACCTAAAGAGGTGTTGATTAAAAAATCACCGTTTCTAGGCATGGAAGGTCACGACGTATGA
- the nuoG gene encoding NADH-quinone oxidoreductase subunit NuoG, which translates to MVKITIDGRSISVPEDSTILQATQRLEVEVPLFCYHPRLSIAGNCRMCLVEVEGSRKPVASCAMPVSEGMVVKTNTPFVRESREGALEFLLLNHPLDCPICDQGGECDLQDITVAYGRDKSRFGFYKRSVEPKNFGPLIKTEMNRCIHCTRCVRFATEVAGVQHLGAVRRGEHTEIVSLMNQPFASELSGNVIDLCPVGALTSKPYAFKGRPWEMRKTETIDVMDAVGSHIRVDTRGLEVMRVLPRVFDPINEEWISDKTRFAYDSLQVARLDRPYIKREHGVLEEASWEEALSCAVSKLSSCSPGEIAGLVGDMVDLESLFAFKKLMDFVKTPHLDCRQDGSHTLASVRSSYIMNTPIERLEEADFLLCVGTHPRVEAPLINGRLRKAYTHGNLEGAFIGPSVDFTYPMEHCGDQPDVLKTILEGKHPVSEKLKKAKKPLLMIGQSVFRREDWACILSVCHKIADKWGLITKDWVGLNILQTAAARVGALDLGCVPGKGGKSTPEILSAAKEGKIKLVYLLGADEVDTRMLNDTFVIYQGHHGDRGAEIADLILPGSAYTEKEGMYVNTEGRPQYAFRACPAPGDAQEDWQIVTKISQGLGDPHADFSGIEDVRAAMFKEKPFLNSGGDIPDLPFTPFLEALDVTTSLLKEPLSYVIDNFYQTDVLSRHSHTMAVCANTFLTNNKEVS; encoded by the coding sequence ATGGTCAAGATCACCATTGATGGACGTTCTATTTCTGTGCCTGAAGACAGCACCATCTTACAGGCCACACAACGCCTTGAGGTGGAAGTGCCTTTGTTTTGCTATCATCCGCGCCTGTCCATTGCCGGTAATTGCCGCATGTGTTTGGTGGAGGTAGAGGGCAGCCGTAAGCCTGTGGCTAGCTGTGCTATGCCTGTGTCAGAAGGAATGGTTGTGAAAACAAACACCCCTTTTGTGCGTGAATCACGGGAAGGGGCACTAGAGTTTTTGCTGCTCAATCACCCGCTAGATTGCCCCATTTGTGATCAAGGGGGCGAGTGTGATCTGCAAGATATCACCGTGGCCTATGGACGCGATAAAAGCCGGTTTGGTTTTTATAAACGATCTGTTGAGCCCAAAAATTTTGGCCCCCTGATTAAAACAGAAATGAACCGCTGCATTCACTGCACACGTTGTGTTCGCTTTGCCACAGAAGTGGCCGGTGTCCAGCATTTAGGGGCCGTTCGTCGCGGTGAGCATACAGAAATTGTGAGCTTGATGAACCAACCCTTTGCCTCTGAGCTTTCCGGCAACGTGATTGATCTTTGCCCGGTGGGGGCGTTGACCTCTAAGCCCTATGCTTTTAAGGGGCGGCCGTGGGAGATGAGAAAAACAGAAACCATTGATGTGATGGATGCTGTGGGGTCTCACATTCGTGTGGATACGCGGGGTCTTGAAGTGATGCGTGTTTTACCGCGGGTGTTTGATCCCATTAATGAAGAATGGATTTCAGATAAGACTCGTTTTGCCTACGACAGTTTGCAGGTGGCACGATTGGATCGTCCTTACATCAAACGTGAGCACGGCGTGCTTGAAGAAGCTTCGTGGGAAGAAGCCTTGTCTTGCGCTGTGTCTAAACTTTCTTCTTGTTCGCCTGGGGAAATAGCCGGTCTTGTGGGTGATATGGTGGATTTAGAGAGCCTTTTTGCTTTCAAAAAGCTGATGGATTTTGTGAAAACGCCCCATCTTGATTGTCGGCAAGATGGATCGCACACACTGGCTTCGGTGCGCTCAAGCTACATTATGAACACACCTATTGAACGCTTGGAAGAAGCAGATTTTTTGTTGTGTGTGGGCACCCATCCACGGGTCGAAGCGCCGCTGATTAATGGGCGCCTCAGAAAAGCCTATACCCACGGCAATTTGGAGGGTGCGTTCATAGGGCCTTCAGTTGATTTCACCTACCCGATGGAACATTGTGGTGACCAACCTGATGTGCTGAAAACCATTCTTGAGGGCAAGCATCCTGTATCTGAAAAGCTCAAAAAAGCGAAGAAACCTTTGTTGATGATCGGCCAATCAGTGTTTCGCCGAGAAGATTGGGCCTGCATCTTGAGCGTGTGTCACAAAATTGCGGATAAGTGGGGCTTGATCACCAAAGACTGGGTGGGGTTAAACATTTTGCAAACAGCTGCCGCTCGTGTGGGCGCGTTGGATCTTGGGTGTGTGCCGGGAAAAGGCGGCAAATCCACGCCTGAGATTTTATCGGCGGCCAAGGAGGGCAAGATCAAACTTGTGTATCTTTTGGGCGCGGATGAGGTGGACACCCGTATGCTTAACGATACGTTCGTGATTTATCAAGGCCATCACGGAGATCGTGGCGCCGAAATTGCAGACCTTATCCTGCCTGGTTCAGCCTATACGGAAAAAGAAGGTATGTATGTCAACACAGAAGGACGCCCCCAATATGCCTTCAGGGCATGCCCGGCACCAGGAGATGCGCAAGAAGATTGGCAGATTGTAACAAAAATAAGTCAAGGGCTAGGGGATCCGCACGCTGATTTTTCAGGCATTGAAGATGTGCGTGCAGCCATGTTTAAGGAAAAGCCTTTTCTCAACAGCGGGGGAGACATTCCTGATCTTCCCTTTACGCCGTTTCTGGAGGCACTTGATGTCACCACAAGTTTGCTGAAAGAGCCGCTCTCTTATGTGATTGACAACTTTTATCAAACAGATGTGCTGAGTCGTCATTCTCATACCATGGCGGTATGTGCAAACACGTTTCTCACCAACAACAAGGAGGTGAGTTAA